The genomic window AGCGCTAGAGCTCTGTGGTCATTCGGATGGATGATACATTTTGCTTACTTTCGGCTTCAGTTATGTCCTGCTGTGGCGCTTAGCTTCTGATGTGGGGGTGTGATGATGTTTTGTCCTCTCAGGGTGCTCTGTTTCTCGCTGTCGAGAGCCTTCTAGCGGACTGCGAAAGGTGGTTCAGAACCGTGAGATCTCGAAGTTCCTCCATGGTGGCACCGTTGGATTTCATAATCGAGGCCTGGTACTTCGCTCAAAAGCATGGTGAGTTTGATGTTTCCGTAATGGTTTTCTTGGAAAAACGTTTTGCTCATATATTTTTCTACTTTCTATGTGGCTGTAGGGGTTACTTTTGTTGAAGACGTATGCCCAGGATATCTAGCTCAGAGTTTTGTAGGTACAACTATACTCTGTCTCAATGTTGTGTGTCTTTCTGTCTTCAGCGTTTTTTCGGTTTGATGTGCTCATACCTTATTATTTCTGCTAGCAGTTATAAGATTGACGAACCGTTGTGGTTTCAGTATCGATGACTCATTATTTCTAGTTGACTTCTATAAAAAAGATTGCCCACCTTTTAGACGTAGAAGCTCACCAAATTGACGTCATTAGGGAGGAAATGCATATATCTGTCTTTATGCAGTTCCATCTACTTTTAGGCAGGGGGAAGCAGGGCAAGGGCTGCTTTAGGTCACACTTGATGATGGCGGTCTTTCCGCTTATGATTCTACATGGATTTGACATAATCGAAACATCCTTTGCATCATGTGTAGTTAAATAATCTATTTGCTTTTCTTTTCGAAGAAAGCTATTCGCACTTAACATCTGGCATTTGTTTTACTTTGTTGCTTATTTTTAATAGGTAAAAATATGACCTACCATGTCTTGCTTTATTTGATGCTATTTTTTATGTTGTTTAATTAATGTGAGGCCAACTTACTTATTGACTGTATGTGTAGATTAATAGTTGATTAGAAGTGCATATGGGAATTCTTTGTCAAAATAGGCCCATTATGTTCTTCAATGGTTATCGCTCTGGCATCAGATGCCACTCATTTGTAATTACTGTTGTGCGAATCTCATGCAGGTACAGGTTATCTCTAGTAAGTTATTTGCTCATATACCTTATGATCTGCTGTACTCCACCATTGAGTCCCCACACCTGACGGTGGACAGGTCTGTTTTTATGTATTTTCAATGTTTTCCTGTGGCCAGATTGCTATGCTTTCTTCTCTGTGCTAAAAAATGGATTTCCTGACCATTTCCAGTGAAAAGCAATTGTGTGAAGCAATTTTATCTTGGGTTTCTGCAAGTAGACAATCCTGTGAGCAATCAGTCTCCAACCCAGCAGATAACCAACTCTCCCTTCTTAGCAAGGTGCACCTTTCTGCAACATGAGTATTACTTGACTTGTGGCATCAAAGCTTGCTGCCACATTGGCATATTTATTGACTATGCACACACATTTGTAGTACAATTTGGTTGCAGATGTCTGGCCATGTTCATTGACGTATATAATTTTCTTTTGCAGGTTAGGGTATGCCTTTTACCTTTAGGATTTGCAGCAGGTATGCCTCCTTGGTTTGGAGCACTTGTTTTATGCAATTTCATATTTTATCTTTCTCTATATTGCAATCCCCACACTTCTCTTTCATGCATTATGTTCTGACTCTTCAATCCTACTTTAGGTACAAAGAGAAACTGCTTTGAATTTGGGAACAATGCTGTATGTATGATTCTTAATCTGCTTAAGGACAGTTTGCAAACTCTACTGTATACAGTTACCGATGACAACTTGGATAGTTACCGTATTCGATTAACAGAATACTCCAAGGTTTTCCTCATACCCACTTCCGTGCATTATTGTTGCCGTATTAAATTTGAAACATCTAGAAATTGTGGTCTTTAAAAATGACTATTTTCCTCTTCTTGCTTCGCAAAATTATAATACTACGTTCCCAACTGAGTAACCATATCCGAACTGGGTACAACCTCTTCATAAATTTCCATCTTCGAACGACTGTTGTATATGTACTATCCATTATATGGCACTTTTGAAAAGCTTTAGGTTGAATATAAATCTTCTTAGAAGCTTCATGTGATTCGATATGACAGTTGGTATAATCTTGTGCTGAATTCTGAATTTTACTTTGGTTCTCCCTTTTCCGGATATTATACACTACATTTGAAGGTGAGGACTTTGTTTTGCAGAAAATAGTACTTTCGGGATGTCCCCAGTTAACTACGCAATTCCTATACATATCAGCGCTCCCCACTGATCTAGATGCTGTATTTAAGAGAACTATAGTGAGTGATGTTAACGATGGCTGTTTGAACCATTACAATGGGCTGGTGAAGAAGGCTAAAACCTTGTCATTTAGAAATGTACGCATTGTGGATCTCTCCAAATGTCCAAATGTACATTTTGGTGCAGCAATTTTATGGATGAAGTGGGCATTTCCAGAATTGAGGACGTTCATAGCTTCCTATTGTTTACTCTTTCAGTTTGAAGATTTGCAGTATTTGTTACTGAGATGTCCATGGATTAATGAAATTAATTTGAGTATCGATACAAGCGTTATACTATCCAAGTACTCGATTATATCTTCTAGATCTGAAGTACGGCGTGACGTGAATCGAAATCTATCTAGCTATTACATGCAAAGTGGATCATATGGGACCTCAGTAAACCCAGTTTTCTCAAATATATCAAAATTGATACTGGAAGGCCGAAATGATATTACTGGTATGGGAAATGTTCTGTGATTTAAAAGTGTGCATATTTTATTTGCGACCTTGTAACTGGGTTTCTTCTTATTTTGTGTTTGTCTTTGTGTACAGATATGAACTTGCTGGAGATATCCATGCTGAGAAGTTCTCTATGTTATATAAACATTAAACATTGCACCCTGTTGACAGACGATGGTATATCTACACTACTGTTGAACTGTAGAAAAATGCACTCGATGGTTCTTTCTTATACATCGTTTGGAAATCATTCAATTCAAACCCTATGCTCGTCGGATCCTTCAGACAGCTTTCCTTACCATAAGGATGAACATGCTCATGTTATGGCATCTAGGTTGCAAGAATTGCATCTGGAAGGCTGTGAAGGTAATTAAATATTTAAATATCATACCTTTTGTTCCTTATCCAAGGTTCTGTTGCAACTGAGCAATAACTTGGCATGATTAATCTGGGTAATGTGAGTTCTTCTATTTATAGGTATTAGTTGTGCTGCTATGTCCCAGCTAGTGAGTAATATGAATATTGTGAAGTCCTTATGCTTAAGGGAGACACCACTTGCAGATGGTGCTCTCTGCAACTTTGTTGGCTCTTCACTTGAGTATCTTGATATTTCGGAGACTGTGGTatgatttttgtttaaattttattttatgttcAATATACTTGCCATGCTATATATGTTAAGACTCTTCTCCTGATTTTTTTCGAAAGAATGCCATTTTCCTAATAAATATTGTAATCTTCTTATGAACGAAACACTGCTTAGTTGATTGAACAAATATCGAGCTTGGAACTATAGACCAACAATATTacagattttccaaatattttttATCAAGAACACATAACAAACTGTAGACTCTTTGAACGTAGGATGTTGATGATAAACTTTTGTGCTTTTATACTTGAATGACAGGACTATATAAAGTGTGTTGCTCTGATGGCTGCAAAGGGCAAACTTTGAAAGTGCAGTGCTAGTTCACTGTTAATCAGTTCTTTTATTGTTATGGCATTGCAGAGCCATCACTGTGCACACTAATATGATATAATATCTGGTTCTTATGTTTTTTTTCCTGGGACGAAACTTACAGGTTTCTATGGTCTCATTGGCACCAGTTATACGAAGAAACTCCAATTTGAGCTGCTTGAAAACAGCTGGATGCCGTAACCTGCTGTTTGAACAGGGTGAGGTACAATCCACGAGTGGTACCAAGTATGGCAGGTTTCTTCAGGAGATAACCAGTACGTGCTATTTGGAGGATGTAGAAATGGGCTGGGCATTTTGCCCTGTTCGAGTTGATGACCTCATTCCTTCTTTTAGTAAAGTAAGGAGGATGACAGTTGGCCTTGGCACAACATTACCGGAGAATATCCTGCATGCTCTTCCTGAGATCTGCCCGTTTCTCGAGTCTTTGGTTCTTAGGTTTCAGGTGTGCCCTCCTCTGTACTATTAAATAATATAACTACCTGTTCCTTTCACTGTATAATGATTGTATGATCTGCATCCAGGTAATCTCTGACAGAGTTGTAAGAAATCTATTGGAATCGTCAACAAATCTTCAGGTGCTCTGCCTGCAGTATTGCCTCGGCAGTTTGACTTCGTTTAGCTTTCAAACAATGGCACCAGCATTAAGAATATTACGGCTCCAGTGGTTTACTCCATGGATCACAAATGATGATCTGACAATTCTTACACAGAATTGCAATTTAGTTGAACTTTGGCTGTCTGGTTGCAAACTCCTTGACTCCAGTAAGTTTACTTCAAGTTCATTATATGAATCCATTTGTTGTTTCGTTGATTCGAGTTTTTCTTGACCCACAGGCTCTCAAGAGATAATCTCTTCTGGGTGGCCAAACTTGGCATGTTTACAACTTGAGGTAGGCATGAACTAACTGTGGATATTACATGGCGCTCGTGCGTAAAGTTATATCCATGGGTGCAAATCTGGAACCTTTAGGGTACCCTCTGACCCTACTTATAGCTCAACCAATTGAACTGAAGTTTCAAAAACAGAGTGAATTCTGAAAATATAGTTCATTTGGTTGAAGTAAAGAGGGTCGGAGGGTAGACTCGAGGTTCCAAATTTACATGCCTACTTATATCTGTATGGGGGCACTTTATATCTATAGTTTTTATCTGGACATCGAAACTGTGGATTTCTCTGCTAAATCCCGTCTCTTATGGACCTCATGTTCGTTGATATGCAGGAATGTGGTCAGATAACACTTGATGGGGTTAATTCTATTTTAGATTGTAAAGCGTTGGAAGAAGTCTTACTTAGGCACACCGTGAGTATGAGAAACTCTACCTATGTTCAATCGAGCCATTACAACTAATAATCCAGCGGAAGAAGCAAGAATTTTACCCTCAAAGATTCGAATAACCTCCTAACCAGCTTAAAGTAGTTCAAAGTGTAAAGAGTTATTTTTCTTCTGAATCTTGAAAATGAAAACTGCAGGGTAGAGGTATTGGAAGAACCATTATAACAGATGCTATCAGAGAGGTAGGTACCTACGTCCATCTGCCTTCTCCAATCGACAACACATTCAGCCTTTGCACCACTGCAATCCATCACTAATTTGCTCCCCATCACAGCTACCACTCCTAAGGAAGCTGGCGTTGGATCTCTGCGACGCGTCCGAGGGAGGC from Triticum aestivum cultivar Chinese Spring chromosome 3B, IWGSC CS RefSeq v2.1, whole genome shotgun sequence includes these protein-coding regions:
- the LOC123072765 gene encoding BTB/POZ domain-containing protein FBL11 isoform X1, translated to MSAAGDGEDGAAAAAGTVVLEITDAAASPFSAPPPPPIPVSALDAPLPSPTVVAVRVDRSRLIDSSSYFRALLGGSFSESGSGYVRISCDLAAAVQVLRYLFDPPASFAISHHNFLPLLEGALFLAVESLLADCERWFRTVRSRSSSMVAPLDFIIEAWYFAQKHGVTFVEDVCPGYLAQSFVQVISSKLFAHIPYDLLYSTIESPHLTVDSEKQLCEAILSWVSASRQSCEQSVSNPADNQLSLLSKVRVCLLPLGFAAGTKRNCFEFGNNAVCMILNLLKDSLQTLLYTVTDDNLDSYRIRLTEYSKKIVLSGCPQLTTQFLYISALPTDLDAVFKRTIVSDVNDGCLNHYNGLVKKAKTLSFRNVRIVDLSKCPNVHFGAAILWMKWAFPELRTFIASYCLLFQFEDLQYLLLRCPWINEINLSIDTSVILSKYSIISSRSEVRRDVNRNLSSYYMQSGSYGTSVNPVFSNISKLILEGRNDITDMNLLEISMLRSSLCYINIKHCTLLTDDGISTLLLNCRKMHSMVLSYTSFGNHSIQTLCSSDPSDSFPYHKDEHAHVMASRLQELHLEGCEGISCAAMSQLVSNMNIVKSLCLRETPLADGALCNFVGSSLEYLDISETVVSMVSLAPVIRRNSNLSCLKTAGCRNLLFEQGEVQSTSGTKYGRFLQEITSTCYLEDVEMGWAFCPVRVDDLIPSFSKVRRMTVGLGTTLPENILHALPEICPFLESLVLRFQVISDRVVRNLLESSTNLQVLCLQYCLGSLTSFSFQTMAPALRILRLQWFTPWITNDDLTILTQNCNLVELWLSGCKLLDSSSQEIISSGWPNLACLQLEECGQITLDGVNSILDCKALEEVLLRHTGRGIGRTIITDAIRELPLLRKLALDLCDASEGGYDTPNVPEGKLMRSVRMSRCKKSAAAGRSCFGEAPPSSSNPKPVQHRETVVLEWSSRQLTTTVVEERL
- the LOC123072765 gene encoding BTB/POZ domain-containing protein FBL11 isoform X2, translating into MSAAGDGEDGAAAAAGTVVLEITDAAASPFSAPPPPPIPVSALDAPLPSPTVVAVRVDRSRLIDSSSYFRALLGGSFSESGSGYVRISCDLAAAVQVLRYLFDPPASFAISHHNFLPLLEGALFLAVESLLADCERWFRTVRSRSSSMVAPLDFIIEAWYFAQKHGVTFVEDVCPGYLAQSFVQVISSKLFAHIPYDLLYSTIESPHLTVDSEKQLCEAILSWVSASRQSCEQSVSNPADNQLSLLSKVRVCLLPLGFAAVTDDNLDSYRIRLTEYSKKIVLSGCPQLTTQFLYISALPTDLDAVFKRTIVSDVNDGCLNHYNGLVKKAKTLSFRNVRIVDLSKCPNVHFGAAILWMKWAFPELRTFIASYCLLFQFEDLQYLLLRCPWINEINLSIDTSVILSKYSIISSRSEVRRDVNRNLSSYYMQSGSYGTSVNPVFSNISKLILEGRNDITDMNLLEISMLRSSLCYINIKHCTLLTDDGISTLLLNCRKMHSMVLSYTSFGNHSIQTLCSSDPSDSFPYHKDEHAHVMASRLQELHLEGCEGISCAAMSQLVSNMNIVKSLCLRETPLADGALCNFVGSSLEYLDISETVVSMVSLAPVIRRNSNLSCLKTAGCRNLLFEQGEVQSTSGTKYGRFLQEITSTCYLEDVEMGWAFCPVRVDDLIPSFSKVRRMTVGLGTTLPENILHALPEICPFLESLVLRFQVISDRVVRNLLESSTNLQVLCLQYCLGSLTSFSFQTMAPALRILRLQWFTPWITNDDLTILTQNCNLVELWLSGCKLLDSSSQEIISSGWPNLACLQLEECGQITLDGVNSILDCKALEEVLLRHTGRGIGRTIITDAIRELPLLRKLALDLCDASEGGYDTPNVPEGKLMRSVRMSRCKKSAAAGRSCFGEAPPSSSNPKPVQHRETVVLEWSSRQLTTTVVEERL